The genomic interval CCGGCGGAGTCACGATCTCCAGCATCATGTAGGCGCCGGCGCCCATGATGGGCGGCACCAGGGCGCCCCCTGAACTGGCGGCGGCTTCCACCCCGGCGGCGATGCGCCGCTGGAATCCGGAGCTGCGCATCATGGGGATGGTGAAGGTTCCCGTGGTGGCGGTGTTGGCTACGGCGCTGCCCGAGAGCGAGCCCATGAGTCCGCTGGAGAGGACGGCCACCTTGGCGGCTCCCCCGGGGGAGCGGCGGAAAATGCGGCGGGCCAGATCGATGATGAATCCGGTGGCTCCGGCCATCTCCAGGAGGACGCCGAAAAGCACGAAGAGAAAGACGTAGGTGAACATGACCTTCAAGGCCGTTCCGTAGACGCCCTGCCCTTGCAGAAAGGCTTGAGAGACGATGCGTTCCACGGCGTAGCCGCGGTGGGGAAAAAGCCAGCTCGGCATGGAGGGGCCGAAGTAAGCGTAAAGCAGGAAGACCACCGAGAGGATGGGCAAGGCCCATCCGATGGCTCGCCGGGTGGCTTCCAGAACCAGCAGCAGTCCCACCACGCCCACGGCGATGTCGGTGGCGTTCTCAAGTCCGGCGCGTCCTCCCAGCGAGCGGCTGCCGGGCCAGTAGGCCCGGAAAAAGGGCTCGTTTTGCACCACCAGGTAGGCCGAGATAAGCAAAGTCAAGGCGGCCAGCAGGAGGTCTAGCGCTTGCGAGGCGCCATGCTTTTTCCACCGGGGATGGAGGGGGAAGGTGAGAAAGCAGATGATCAACCCCAGGGCCGCAAAGATGGCCAGTTCGGCCTGGGGCGTGAGCATGGGGTAGTTGACTTCCCAAAGCGTGAAGAGTACCAGGGCGATGGCCGAATAACGCACCGTAACAGACCGCACTCGTTTCAGCATGGGTCCTTATACGCTCCTTGGCATTGGCCGGGTCGGCAAAAACGGTCTCTTATCGGTCTTCAGATTGGGATTGGTCTTCGGCCTCAGCCTCCGGCCAGATGCCGATCTCGCGGTAGTAGCGGATGGCTCCCGGATGGAAGGGCGTTCCTACGTTGCGCACCACGTTTTCGGGGTTGATGGCCCGTCCGGCCGGGTGCTTTTCCGCCACCTGCTGACGGTTCTCATAGAGCGTCTTGGTGATCTGATAGACGAGTTCTTCGTCAACCGAGGCCGCCGTGATCAGGTGCATCGACCCCACGTTGAGACCCTGGAAAGGCTCTTCCTGATTGCGGTAGGTGGCGGCGGGAATGGTGGCCGCGGTGAAGAAGGGATAGTCTCGGATGGCCCGCTGCTTGGCTTCTTCGTCGTAAGGGACGAAGTAGATGTCCATCGAGGCGGAAGCCTGGGTGATGGAGGCGGTGGGCACGGCGCCTCCCAGGAAGGCGGCGGAGGCCGAACCGTCGGAGAGCATGTCGACGGCCCCGGCCTGGGAGTTGTAAAGGGGCGTGAAGTCGTCATAGCTCACGCCGTGGGCCTCCAAAAGGGGAGCCAGGAAGTGCTCGAATCCCGCCCCCGGCGGACCTACCACCACGCGCTTGCCCTTGAGGTCTTCAACGCTGCGGACCGAGGAGCCGGCCGAAGTGATGAAGAGGGCGATGTTGGGGGCCAGCGTCATCAGGGAACGCATCTCGTAGGCTTTGTCCCAGTCGCGGCCTCCTTTCAGCGAGGAGTAGGTGATG from Acidobacteriota bacterium carries:
- a CDS encoding TAXI family TRAP transporter solute-binding subunit, which produces MRGIHFWIMAAAAALLLSACGGGESDGQGGQRRFVSIGSAPPGGAFFVVGSAVAEVLNANAAGNWEVNNEATSGSQENIRRLDAGDLDLAVSNAAITYSSLKGGRDWDKAYEMRSLMTLAPNIALFITSAGSSVRSVEDLKGKRVVVGPPGAGFEHFLAPLLEAHGVSYDDFTPLYNSQAGAVDMLSDGSASAAFLGGAVPTASITQASASMDIYFVPYDEEAKQRAIRDYPFFTAATIPAATYRNQEEPFQGLNVGSMHLITAASVDEELVYQITKTLYENRQQVAEKHPAGRAINPENVVRNVGTPFHPGAIRYYREIGIWPEAEAEDQSQSEDR